A single region of the Lycium barbarum isolate Lr01 chromosome 2, ASM1917538v2, whole genome shotgun sequence genome encodes:
- the LOC132626026 gene encoding GTP-binding protein BRASSINAZOLE INSENSITIVE PALE GREEN 2, chloroplastic, with protein MIIRSLSPSNLKKLLLPFTISAYTHTTHTPNSLPPILENLYTQNPTKTLVPPFFFRFKNYSTTSKIQSLSISRDGNYEESISNVICPGCGVTMQEFDPKQPGYFIKPSVKTPNYKESINKSPIVDEPEISFSLKRGLLNEFENQENVENQVEKIGKPVVCARCHSLRHYGKVKDPSVENLLPDFDFDHTVGRRLMSSSGARVVVLMVVDASDFDGSFPRKVAQLVSRTIEENSRAWKEGKSGNVPRIVLVVTKIDLLPSSLSPTRFEHWVRTRAREGGAIRLTSLHMVSAVRDWGVKNLVDDVVGLAGPRGHIWAVGAQNAGKSTLINSIGKSSGGNVSHLTEAPVPGTTLGILRVEGVLPGNAKLFDTPGLLHPHQISTRLTREEQKLVHISKELKPRTYRIKVGHSVHIGGLMRLDVEELSVDSVYVTVWASPLIPLHMGRTENVSTMLEEHFGHQLQPPIGEGRPEELGEWLKREFHVRGNTWDSSSVDIAASGLGWFAIGLKGEAKLGVWTYDGVDVIVRNALLPNRSYDFEVAGFTVSKIVSTADRASNKQRRSEKKRKLSDSNAEKIAEPSAVDVASTTC; from the exons ATGATAATCAGATCACTTTCTCCATCAAACCTAAAAAAACTACTTCTCCCATTCACAATCTCAGCATATACACACACAACTCATACACCCAACTCTTTACCTCCAATTCTTGAAAATCTTTATACCCAAAACCCTACTAAAACCCTTGTCCCACCTTTCTTTTTTAGATTCAAAAACTACTCTACAACTTCAAAGATTCAATCTTTATCAATTTCTAGAGATGGGAATTATGAAGAATCCATTTCTAATGTCATTTGCCCTGGTTGTGGTGTTACTATGCAAGAATTTGATCCAAAACAACCAGGTTATTTCATTAAACCTTCAGTTAAAACTCCAAATTATAAAGAATCCATTAACAAGAGTCCAATAGTTGATGAACCAGAAATATCATTTTCTTTAAAAAGGGGTTTGCTCAATGAgtttgaaaatcaagaaaatgttGAAAACCAAgttgagaaaattggaaaaccaGTTGTTTGTGCTAGGTGTCATAGTTTAAGGCATTATGGGAAGGTTAAAGACCCGAGTGTCGAGAATTTATTGCCTGATTTTGATTTTGATCATACTGTTGGTAGGAGGTTGATGTCGAGTAGCGGGGCGAGGGTGGTTGTTTTAATGGTAGTTGATGCATCTGATTTCGATGGTTCGTTTCCTAGGAAAGTAGCTCAGTTAGTTTCTAGGACGATAGAAGAGAATTCACGGGCGTGGAAGGAGGGTAAATCCGGGAATGTACCTAGAATAGTGTTGGTAGTTACAAAGATTGATCTTTTACCTAGCTCGTTGTCGCCTACTAGGTTTGAACATTGGGTTAGAACAAGGGCAAGAGAGGGCGGGGCGATTAGGTTAACGAGCTTACATATGGTTAGTGCAGTGAGGGATTGGGGAGTGAAGAATTTGGTTGATGATGTAGTGGGATTGGCGGGGCCCAGAGGGCATATTTGGGCAGTAGGGGCACAAAATGCCGGAAAGAGCACGTTAATTAACTCGATAGGGAAGTCTTCTGGTGGGAATGTAAGTCATTTAACGGAGGCACCTGTGCCGGGGACTACGTTGGGGATACTGAGGGTAGAAGGGGTGCTTCCGGGCAATGCCAAGTTGTTTGATACCCCGGGACTTTTACATCCTCATCAGATTTCGACAAGGTTGACTAGGGAAGAACAGAAGTTAGTTCATATAAGTAAGGAGTTGAAGCCAAGGACATATAGAATCAAG GTAGGACATTCAGTTCATATAGGTGGGCTCATGCGGTTGGATGTGGAAGAATTATCTGTTGATTCTGTGTATGTTACAGTTTGGGCATCCCCACTGATTCCACTTCATATGGGGAGGACAGAGAACGTCAGCACAATGCTAGAAGAACATTTTGGGCATCAGCTGCAG CCGCCGATTGGAGAGGGACGACCTGAGGAGCTAGGGGAATGGTTGAAGAGGGAATTTCACGTGAGAGGGAATACGTGGGATTCAAGTTCTGTTGATATTGCTGCTTCTGGTCTTGGTTGGTTTGCTATTGGACTAAAGGGAGAGGCTAAATTAGGTGTCTGGACATATGACGGCGTTGATGTCATAGTTCGTAATGCATTACTTCCAAACAGATCATATGATTTTGAAGTGGCTGGATTTACTGTTTCAAAAATTGTTTCCACTGCTGACCGAGCCTCAAATAAGCAGCGCCGTAGTGAGAAGAAGAGGAAATTGAGCGACTCTAATGCAGAAAAAATTGCAGAACCATCAGCTGTCGATGTGGCTTCAACTACTTGCTAA
- the LOC132626028 gene encoding large ribosomal subunit protein P1y-like produces the protein MSLGEVACTYACLILNDEDIPITAEKISTLVKAANVTVEPYWPLLFAKLAEKKNLGDLIMNVGAGGGGAAAAAVAAPAAGGAAAAAAPAAEEKKEEPKEESDDDMGFGLFD, from the exons ATGTCTCTCGGAGAAGTCGCTTGCACTTACGCATGCTTGATCCTCAACGATGAGGACATTCCAATCACT GCTGAGAAAATTTCAACTCTAGTAAAAGCAGCTAATGTGACAGTGGAGCCTTACTGGCCTCTCCTGTTTGCCAAGCTTGCTGAGAAGAAAAACCTCGGAGATCTCATCATGAATGTCGGTGCTGGTGGTGGTGGTGCTGCAGCAGCAGCTGTTGCTGCACCCGCTGCTGGTGGTGCTGCTGCCGCTGCTGCCCCTGCTGCTGAGGAAAAGAAG GAAGAGCCCAAGGAAGAAAGTGATGACGACATGGGATTCGGTCTGTTCGATTAG